Part of the Micromonospora rhizosphaerae genome is shown below.
GGGACCGTACCGGCGGAAACGACGACCGGCTCACCATCGCCCCCGGCAGCACCGCGCTGCTGGCCGATGTTGAAGGCCCCGGCTCGATCAACCACATCTGGTGCACGGTCGCGCTGCCGCACCGCGACGTTCCCGACGCCGTGGAGAGCGACTACCTGCGCCGACTCGTCCTCCGCATCACCTGGGACGATGCGGCGGCGCCCAGCGTGCTCGTGCCGCTCGGGGACTTCTTCGGCATGGGCCACGGCAGGACGGCCAACTTCGTGTCCGCGCCGTTGCAGATGAGCCCGCAGGACGGCAAGGCCTTCAACTCGTGGTTCCACATGCCGTTCGCCCGGCGTGCGCGGGTCGAGCTGATCAGCGAGCTCGAGCACGAGCCGGTCTTCTTCTACTACTACGTCGACTATGAAGTCTTCGAGCCCGCCGCCGCCGAGGACATCACCGCCGAACTCGGCTATTTCCACGCCCAGTGGCGTTGCGAGCGGCCGACCGACGGCGTGCCGCAGGGAGCGGAGACCAACCGGCAGTTCCAGGTGGAGGGCACCAACCTGACCGGTGACGGCAACTACGTCATCCTGGACGCGGTCGGCCGGGGGCACTACGTCGGCTGCGTCCTCAACATTCGCAACCTGCGCCAGACGAGCGACTGGAACTGGTACGGCGAGGGCGACGACATGATCTTCATCGACGGCGAACCCTTCCCGCCGTCCCTGCACGGAACCGGCACCGAGGACTACTTCAACACGGCGTGGTGCCCCACGCAGTCGCACCATGCGCCGTACCACGGCATCACCCTGCCCGGCGGCGAGAACTGGAGCGGTGAGATCTCGCTCTACCGCTTCCACATCGAGGATCCGGTGACGTTCGCCGAATCGATCCGGGTGACCATCGAGCACGGCCACGCCAACAAGCGCTCCGACGACTTCTCATCGGTGGCGTACTGGTATCAGTCCCTGCCCCATCGTCCGTTCGACCTGATGCCGGTCGCCGAGCGGATACGTTTCGCAAGGAGTTGATGAGGGCCACTAGACCGTCACCGAACGTCAGCGCTCCGGATCGCGCCCGCACACGAACCGATGCCACCGTCGGCTCCGCCGGGCCCGGTGCGCTACGGTCACGCCGGACAACCACCCGGAGGTGAGCCTCACGATGGGCTATCGGCGCGGCCTTGCCAGGAAGCGGACCAGGCCCGCGCACCGCGTGGAGATGTTCTGCCGGCCGGTCGACCAGGTCGACCACCTCGCAGCAACACGTACCACAGCGGCTCGCGGCGGGGACGCATGAACCTGACCAGGGTCGCGCGGACGGCCTCGGCGGCCATCGTCGCCGGCGTGGCCGCCGTCGCCAGCTACAGCCACATGCGGCAGCTCGCGGCCGAGCACGGCCAGTCACCCCTCCTCGCCAACCTGCTGCCCGTCAGCGTCGACGGAATGCTGATCGTGGCCTCAGCGGTGCTGGCCGACGACCGGGCCGCCGGCCGGCCCGGTCGCCTGTCCGCACGCGTTTCGTTCACCATCGGCGTCGTAGCGTCGATCATCGCGAACGTCCTGGCAGCGCCGGACAACATCGTCGCGCGATTCATCTCCGCCTGGCCGGCCCTGGCGCTACTGCTGGTGGTGGAGATGCTGACGGGAGGAGGACCGGCCGCCACCCCTGCCGTTGCCGGAACGCAGACTTCGAAGGGCGCTGACGTCCCCGCATCGGACGACCAGAGCGCCGATGTGACACCCCGGTCAAGTGCATCTCGAGCG
Proteins encoded:
- a CDS encoding glycoside hydrolase family 172 protein produces the protein MSYGQYGSSLRDLPRLRKSRRRRASSWDRTGGNDDRLTIAPGSTALLADVEGPGSINHIWCTVALPHRDVPDAVESDYLRRLVLRITWDDAAAPSVLVPLGDFFGMGHGRTANFVSAPLQMSPQDGKAFNSWFHMPFARRARVELISELEHEPVFFYYYVDYEVFEPAAAEDITAELGYFHAQWRCERPTDGVPQGAETNRQFQVEGTNLTGDGNYVILDAVGRGHYVGCVLNIRNLRQTSDWNWYGEGDDMIFIDGEPFPPSLHGTGTEDYFNTAWCPTQSHHAPYHGITLPGGENWSGEISLYRFHIEDPVTFAESIRVTIEHGHANKRSDDFSSVAYWYQSLPHRPFDLMPVAERIRFARS
- a CDS encoding DUF2637 domain-containing protein: MNLTRVARTASAAIVAGVAAVASYSHMRQLAAEHGQSPLLANLLPVSVDGMLIVASAVLADDRAAGRPGRLSARVSFTIGVVASIIANVLAAPDNIVARFISAWPALALLLVVEMLTGGGPAATPAVAGTQTSKGADVPASDDQSADVTPRSSASRASGSTGTVARKPARGTGTVAKKPAGSAGQPSAADRVRAARAANPTATIADIARHAGVSDRTARRHLNGTPVG